In a single window of the Acetivibrio clariflavus DSM 19732 genome:
- the mnmA gene encoding tRNA 2-thiouridine(34) synthase MnmA, protein MRKKSVMIGMSGGVDSSVAAALLLEKGYDVIGVTMQIWPDVSEETKIKEGGCCSLSAVDDARLVANTLGIPYYVLNFKDVFEKKVINYFVDEYLKGRTPNPCIACNRYVKFEALLKKAVSMGIDYVATGHYAIIEYDENRKRYLLKKSVTDAKDQTYALYNLTQEQLARVLMPIGEYSKDIVRKKAAELGLYVASKPDSQEICFVDDNDYGKFIEENTDKKIVPGYFVDTKGNILGEHKGIIHYTVGQRKGLGIALGKPMYVVGLDAENNTVILGEDTEVYGNELIAYDLNFISIDTLEEPMRVKAKIRYSAKAADALIIPIEDGKVKVVFDTPQRAITPGQSVVFYDGDIVVGGGIIQ, encoded by the coding sequence ATGAGAAAAAAAAGTGTTATGATTGGTATGAGCGGCGGCGTTGATAGTTCTGTAGCAGCCGCTTTACTTTTAGAGAAAGGATATGATGTAATAGGTGTGACAATGCAGATATGGCCAGATGTGTCCGAAGAAACAAAGATCAAAGAAGGCGGATGCTGTTCACTTTCGGCTGTGGACGACGCAAGACTTGTGGCCAATACTTTAGGTATACCCTATTACGTACTTAATTTTAAAGATGTATTTGAGAAAAAAGTAATAAACTATTTTGTAGACGAGTACTTAAAAGGTAGGACACCTAATCCATGCATAGCTTGCAACAGGTATGTGAAATTTGAAGCTCTGCTTAAAAAGGCTGTGTCAATGGGAATAGACTATGTGGCAACCGGTCATTATGCTATCATTGAATACGATGAGAACAGAAAGAGATATCTTTTAAAGAAATCGGTTACCGATGCAAAGGACCAAACCTATGCTTTGTATAATCTCACCCAGGAACAGTTGGCACGAGTGCTTATGCCCATAGGTGAATACAGTAAGGATATTGTAAGAAAAAAAGCTGCCGAACTTGGGCTATATGTTGCTTCAAAGCCTGACAGCCAGGAGATATGTTTTGTTGATGATAATGATTATGGAAAATTCATTGAAGAGAATACCGATAAAAAAATAGTTCCGGGTTATTTTGTAGATACAAAAGGTAATATATTGGGTGAGCATAAGGGAATAATACATTATACAGTAGGACAAAGAAAAGGATTGGGTATTGCCTTGGGAAAACCCATGTATGTGGTTGGATTGGATGCTGAAAACAATACAGTAATTCTCGGCGAAGACACTGAAGTATATGGAAATGAATTGATTGCATATGATTTAAATTTTATTTCAATAGATACTTTGGAAGAACCGATGAGAGTAAAGGCAAAGATCAGGTATTCTGCAAAAGCTGCTGACGCATTGATTATACCCATTGAAGATGGTAAAGTAAAGGTTGTGTTTGATACACCGCAAAGAGCCATTACTCCAGGGCAGTCAGTAGTATTTTATGACGGAGATATAGTTGTTGGAGGCGGCATAATACAGTAG
- the nifU gene encoding Fe-S cluster assembly scaffold protein NifU: MYSEKVMDHFMNPRNVGEIENADGVGEVGNAKCGDIMKIYLKIENDIIKDAKFKTFGCGAAVATSSMATELVIGKTIDEALKITNKAVAEALDGLPPVKMHCSNLAEEGIKAAIEDYLKKTGRLSKECESEVCGRRCDDLHHHLDEEDDD, from the coding sequence ATGTATAGTGAAAAAGTTATGGATCATTTTATGAACCCCAGAAATGTCGGTGAAATAGAGAATGCCGACGGGGTAGGCGAAGTAGGTAATGCAAAGTGCGGAGATATTATGAAAATATATCTCAAAATAGAAAATGATATTATCAAAGACGCCAAATTCAAAACTTTTGGATGTGGTGCTGCCGTTGCCACAAGCAGTATGGCTACCGAATTGGTTATAGGCAAGACCATTGATGAGGCTCTTAAAATTACTAATAAAGCTGTTGCCGAGGCTTTAGACGGACTTCCTCCTGTAAAGATGCATTGTTCAAATTTGGCTGAAGAGGGTATCAAGGCAGCTATTGAAGACTATTTGAAAAAGACCGGAAGACTTAGTAAGGAATGTGAATCGGAAGTATGCGGAAGACGCTGTGACGATTTGCATCACCATTTAGATGAGGAAGACGATGACTAA
- the nifS gene encoding cysteine desulfurase NifS yields MDNRIIYLDHAATTPVKPEVLEEMLPYFTNKFGNASSIYSIGRESKKAIEEARERVAKALGAMPREIFFTGSGSEADNWAIKGVAYANKAKGNHIITTAIEHHAVLHTCQYLESDGFEVTYLPVDENGLVSPEQVRKAIKPSTTLITIMFANNEIGTIQPIAEIGKIAKEHNIYFHTDAVQAVGNIPINVNELNVDLLSLSAHKFYGPKGVGALYIRKGVKITNFLHGGAQERGRRASTENVAGIVGLGKAIELATNNIEQYNKKLIELRDRTIEEITKKVPFVKLNGDRYKRLPGNVNFSFQFIEGESLLLMLDMKGIAASSGSACTSGSLDPSHVLLAIGLDHETAHGSLRITFGEENTHEDVDYLMEVLPAIVQRLREMSPLYEKVKRGN; encoded by the coding sequence ATGGATAACAGGATAATATATTTGGATCATGCAGCAACAACACCTGTAAAACCTGAGGTTCTTGAAGAAATGTTGCCTTATTTTACAAATAAATTCGGTAATGCCTCATCGATATACAGTATCGGAAGAGAAAGCAAGAAAGCAATAGAAGAGGCAAGGGAAAGAGTTGCAAAAGCTTTGGGTGCTATGCCAAGGGAGATATTCTTTACAGGTTCCGGTTCTGAAGCAGATAACTGGGCAATCAAAGGAGTGGCTTATGCCAATAAAGCAAAAGGGAATCACATAATTACTACTGCCATAGAACATCATGCTGTGCTTCACACTTGCCAATACCTTGAAAGCGACGGCTTTGAAGTTACCTATCTTCCGGTGGATGAAAACGGATTGGTATCACCGGAACAGGTAAGAAAAGCAATTAAGCCCTCTACCACCTTGATAACAATAATGTTTGCCAATAATGAGATCGGTACCATTCAGCCAATAGCTGAGATCGGGAAAATTGCAAAAGAGCATAATATTTATTTTCACACCGATGCAGTACAGGCTGTCGGCAACATACCGATAAATGTTAATGAATTGAATGTAGACTTATTATCGCTATCAGCTCATAAATTCTATGGACCTAAAGGTGTAGGGGCATTGTATATAAGAAAAGGCGTAAAAATTACAAATTTCCTTCATGGCGGAGCACAGGAAAGAGGAAGAAGGGCCAGTACAGAAAATGTAGCCGGAATAGTGGGCCTTGGTAAAGCGATTGAGCTTGCAACAAATAATATTGAGCAGTATAATAAGAAATTGATTGAATTAAGGGACAGGACTATTGAAGAAATTACTAAAAAAGTACCTTTTGTAAAATTAAACGGTGACAGGTATAAAAGGTTACCGGGAAATGTTAATTTTTCGTTCCAGTTTATTGAGGGTGAGTCGCTTTTATTGATGCTTGATATGAAAGGTATCGCAGCATCCAGCGGTTCCGCATGTACTTCAGGTTCATTAGATCCGTCCCATGTTCTGTTGGCTATTGGACTTGACCATGAAACAGCCCATGGTTCACTAAGAATAACTTTCGGAGAAGAAAATACCCACGAGGATGTGGATTATCTGATGGAAGTACTTCCTGCGATAGTTCAGAGGTTGAGGGAAATGTCTCCATTATATGAAAAAGTGAAAAGAGGGAATTGA
- a CDS encoding RrF2 family transcriptional regulator, with amino-acid sequence MRLSTKGRYGVKSMLDLALHDGEGPVALKSIAERQEISENYLEQLFATLKKAGHVNSVRGAQGGYMLAHSPENITIGSILRALEGSLAPVDCVIEDEPNRCSKSDKCVTKIVWEKIRDKVNEAVDSITLADLVEEYKKANPDDAYIYYI; translated from the coding sequence ATGAGACTATCTACAAAGGGACGTTATGGTGTAAAGTCCATGCTTGACCTTGCACTCCATGACGGCGAAGGTCCTGTGGCTTTAAAGAGCATTGCGGAAAGACAGGAGATTTCGGAAAACTATTTGGAACAGCTTTTTGCAACTCTTAAAAAAGCAGGACATGTTAACAGTGTGAGGGGTGCGCAAGGCGGTTATATGCTTGCCCATAGTCCTGAAAATATTACAATTGGGTCTATATTAAGGGCTTTAGAAGGTTCTTTGGCACCGGTTGACTGTGTGATTGAAGATGAACCTAATAGATGCTCAAAGTCCGATAAATGTGTTACCAAAATAGTTTGGGAAAAGATTAGGGATAAAGTGAATGAGGCGGTTGATTCCATTACTCTGGCCGACCTTGTTGAAGAATATAAAAAAGCAAATCCGGATGATGCTTATATATATTATATATAA
- a CDS encoding YkuS family protein, with protein sequence MVFIVVAVQQGLDDIKSGLREKGFEVVDLETYNYPIDAIVYEGNSFQISYISRNNMPEMTMGKRGNYGVFIVNSLGKTIDEIADMLNTRYYSPLF encoded by the coding sequence GTGGTTTTTATTGTAGTAGCAGTTCAACAGGGACTGGACGATATAAAATCCGGACTTAGAGAAAAAGGGTTTGAAGTGGTAGATTTAGAGACTTATAATTATCCCATTGATGCAATTGTATATGAAGGAAACAGTTTCCAAATTTCGTACATTTCAAGAAATAATATGCCTGAAATGACTATGGGAAAAAGAGGCAATTACGGTGTGTTTATAGTCAATTCTCTCGGAAAAACTATTGATGAGATAGCAGATATGCTTAATACAAGATATTATAGTCCTCTTTTTTAA
- a CDS encoding CheR family methyltransferase: MPMDYEGFKKEIYKISGIDLSSYKEKQMKRRLDSLISKNNFNGYAQYVEELKVNKKLYDEFINFMTINVSEFFRNPEQWIKLKTNILPMLLNYNKDLKIWSAACSSGDEPYTLVMLLSEFLPLEKIKILATDIDKDILEKAKKGEYSEKSVANVPAEYMKKYFNFDGNLYKIKDEIKRCVEFKQHNLLADPYPKNCDLIVCRNVLIYFTEEAKVEIYKKFNNALKVGGILFVGSTEQIIFYNKYNFRPIQTFFYQKEKDLEQ, translated from the coding sequence ATGCCAATGGATTATGAAGGCTTTAAAAAGGAAATATATAAAATTTCGGGCATTGACCTTAGTTCATACAAAGAAAAGCAGATGAAAAGAAGGTTGGACTCTCTTATAAGTAAAAATAACTTCAACGGTTATGCACAATACGTTGAGGAATTAAAGGTTAATAAAAAGCTGTATGATGAGTTTATTAACTTTATGACTATTAATGTCTCTGAATTTTTTAGAAATCCTGAACAGTGGATTAAACTGAAGACTAATATACTTCCTATGTTACTTAATTACAATAAAGATCTTAAGATATGGAGTGCAGCGTGTTCAAGCGGAGATGAACCTTATACTTTGGTTATGCTGCTGAGTGAATTTTTACCGTTGGAAAAGATAAAAATACTTGCAACGGATATTGATAAGGATATACTTGAAAAAGCTAAAAAAGGTGAGTATTCCGAAAAAAGTGTGGCAAATGTTCCTGCTGAATATATGAAGAAGTATTTTAATTTTGATGGGAATTTGTATAAGATAAAGGATGAGATAAAAAGGTGTGTTGAATTTAAACAGCATAACCTGCTGGCAGACCCATATCCCAAAAATTGTGATCTTATTGTGTGCAGAAATGTTTTGATATATTTTACTGAGGAAGCAAAAGTCGAAATATACAAGAAGTTTAACAATGCGCTAAAAGTAGGAGGCATACTTTTTGTCGGAAGCACGGAACAGATAATATTTTATAATAAATATAATTTTAGGCCTATCCAAACTTTTTTTTATCAGAAGGAAAAAGATCTGGAACAATAA
- the ndk gene encoding nucleoside-diphosphate kinase, translating to MERTLVILKPDAVRRKLIGEIISRFEKKNLTIDQMKIINIDRELALEHYAHVKGYSFFEDMINYITSGPVVVMIISGENAVTAVRNLVGKTNCLESPPGTIRGDYGFHRFENLIHASDSVESAELEIKRFFSS from the coding sequence ATGGAGAGGACATTAGTTATCTTAAAACCGGATGCCGTTAGAAGAAAACTCATCGGTGAAATCATTTCCAGGTTTGAGAAAAAGAATCTTACCATTGATCAAATGAAAATTATCAATATCGATAGGGAATTGGCACTAGAGCATTATGCCCATGTGAAGGGGTATTCTTTCTTCGAGGATATGATAAACTATATTACATCGGGACCGGTTGTAGTTATGATAATAAGCGGCGAAAATGCTGTAACTGCAGTTAGGAATTTGGTTGGTAAAACCAATTGCTTAGAATCCCCACCGGGAACCATCCGCGGTGATTATGGATTTCATAGGTTTGAAAATTTAATACATGCTTCCGATTCGGTAGAGAGTGCGGAGTTAGAGATAAAAAGGTTTTTTTCATCCTAA